The genomic stretch CGAGCCCACCTCGACCGGGTGGAACGGGTCGCTCACGTCGTACTGTTTGAGCTCCCCGGTGCCCCAGCAGGAGACGTACAGGAACTGGTCGTCCACCGACAGGTCGATGTCGGTGACCAGCGGCGGCACTGCCCCGAACGGTTGCAGCGCGGGCGGCAGGTCCTCGGTGTCGGCGGGCTCGGCGGGAATGTCGATCACCTTGGTGACCCCGAAGTCGCCGGTGGCGGAGCGGTGCCACACCCAGATCGACGCCGACAGGTCCTCCACGCTGACCACGACACCCACGAAGCCGTACTCGCGTGAAGGATCGTGAGCCGGCCGCAGCTCGAGGGTCATCTGGTACTGGTCGCCGAGGTCGACCGTCTGCGTCAGCGAGCGTTTGGCCAGGTCCCAGAAGTGCAGCCGGTGCCCGTACTCGCGGCCCAGCAGCAGCTCCGGCACGATCCCGTTCTCCACCATGTCGGGCGTGCCCCACTCGGACGTGACCAGCACGTCGCGGGTCAAATGCCACCAGAAGTCGTACGCGAGGAACTGGTCCCCGCGGTCCGCCTCCCATTTCCCCCGTACGTCGAAAGTGGTGTGATCAAGCACGGCGATGCCGCCCGGCCCTCCGCCGTCGGTCGCGTTGCCGAGGGCCGACACGTAGATGCCGTCGGGTCCGCAGTGGATCGTGTGCGGCCGGGAGTAGCCGGAGGCGCCGAACTCGTCGGGGGAGATCTCCTTGATGATCCGGGGCGCGCGCGGGTCGTCCTTGGTGTCGATCACGTAGATCCGCGACGACCGCAGGCCCGGCACGATCAGGTAGCGCCGTTCGACGTGCGGGTGCGGCGCTGCCGGGCAGAGCGCGCTGCTGCACGCGTTCCATCCGAAGTGGTGCAGCTCGTCGCCGGTGTGCGGCAGGTCGGTCCATCCCACCACCCGGCCGTACGTGTCCGAGGAGGGTTCGGTGTCGACGACAGCGATCGCGTCGGGCCGTTCGGCGGAACGGTCGAAGGCCGCCACGTACGCCAGCTGCTCGGCCGGGGCGCCCGCCGCGTCACGCGGGGTGGGATAGAACGTCGGGTCAGGGGTCCACCGGGTCATGCCGCTCATCCTCGCCCCGCCGACCCGCGCGTGACTAGGGTCACAGCTGTCAACAGGTTGTCAACGAGGCTCCAGCGGCAGCCGCACCAGCACGGTCGTGCCGGGGCCCTCGTGCTCCAGCAGCTCGATGCTGCCGTGATGCTTGCTGACCACCGCGCGGCTCAGCGTCATGCCCAGCCCGGTGCCCGGGATCGCGGAGTCCCGCGCCCGCGAGGTGCGGTAGAACCCGGTGAACAGTTTCTCCCGCTCGTCGGTGGACACACCCAGCCCGGTGTCGGAGACGGACAGCTCGGCGGCCCGGCCGGTGGCCCGCAGCGTCACGCCGATGCGCCCGCCGTCGGGGCTGTACTTGACCGCGTTGCCGAGCAGGTTGTCGACGACCTGACGCAGCCGCTTGCGGTCCCCCGGCAGCATCAGGCGTTCCGGCAACTCGTCGTCGATCACCAGGGGAGCGCCGACGACCGCCGCCCGCGCCTTCGCCAGCGAGTCGCGAACCACCTCGGCCAGGTCCATCGGCGCCAGCTGGACGTCGGCGTGACCGGTGTCCAGGGCCGACAGCTCCATCAGCTCGCTGATGATGTCGCGCAGCTGGTTGGTGTTGCGCTCGATCACCTCGAGCAGCCGGGGGCCGTCGGCGACCAGGCTCTTCTCGTCGGCCTCGCGCAGCAGCTCGGTGTACGCGCTGATCGACGTGAGCGGCGTACGCAGCTCGTGCCCGACCAGGGCCAGGTACTCGTTCTTGCTGCGGATCAACTGCCGCTGCAGGTCCTCGACCCGGTGCTTCTCGACGAACTGCCCGATGTGCGCGGCGATCCCGGACATCAAAGCCAGCAGCTCGTCCTCCGGGTCCTCGATCGAGTCGGCGAACACGGTCAGCACACCCAGGGTCTCAAAGCCTTCCCGTACGGGGACAGCCAGCGCTGTGTGCAGTTCACCCGCCTCGGCGGTCTCCGGTGAGATCAGGCTCTGCGGGCGTCCCACGTCCCGGATCCACAGCGGCTTGCCCACCTGCCACGCCCGTCCGGCCAGCCCCACCCCGTACGGCAGATCTGCGGGCACCTCGATGCCGGGCTGCGAGGCGGGCGCGCTCCACTGCGCCGCCGAACGCACCACACCCGCGGTCTCGTCCACCAGCCACAACTCGGCGTGCACCCACTCCAGGGTGCTGACCACGGCCTCGAGCACACGGGGTCCGGCCGCCTCGATGCTGGGCGCGTCGGCCAGCGCGGTGGTGACGGCCAGCTCGCAGGTGCGGAACCGCTCGACGCGCCGGCGGCGGGTCACGTCCTGCACCGCCTGCACCGCCCCCGCCATCCGTCCGCCGGGCCCGGTGATCGGGTGGGCGTCGACCAGGTAGTGTCGGCGCCGGTCGGGCCCGTTCAGCACCACCTCGCTGTCCACCAGGTGATCACCCCGCAGCGCCCGGAACAGGCCCAGGTCGTCGCGGCGCAGCGGGTTGCCCTCGGCGTCGGTCAGCCCTTCGAGCCAGCCCTCGCCGGGCAGCCCGGTCTCGCCCCAGAGCCGGCGCATCCGCTCGTTGACGAAGACGATCCGGCCCTGTTCGTCGCAGGCGGTCACCCCGTCGTGCAGGCTGTCGAGCACCGCGTCGAGGAAGCCGCGCTGCCGGGCCAGCTCGTAGCGGGCGAGTTGCTCGGTGAGCAGCAGACCGGCCACGTGCGCGGCCCTGGCCACCGACTCGACGGCTTCGGGCGTCCACTGCCGCGGCTCCAGGTCCGCGGCGCAGCACACGGCCAGGACAGCGCCGTTCTGATCGCGTACGGGATGACCCAGGTAGGCGCCCCGGTGGGGGCTCCGGGCCGAGAGGTCGTCGATGATCAGCGGGGCGTCGGACTCCAGCACGAGCGCGGCCAGCGTCCCCTTGACCGGCGCCTCGGGGCTGGCCCACTGCTCGGCCAGGCCGTAGCGGCCGTACAGCTGCAGGGTCTCGCCCCGCACGAGGTGGATCACGCCGACGGGCGCGTGCGCGGCCCGGGCCAGCAGGGCGGCCAGCTCGTCGGCGCCGGCGCCGTCCAGCGCGGCCGGATGCAACTCGGCCACCTCGTGCAACAGATTCTCGTCGAGGCCACCCGGCCATGCTTCGCGGTCGGGGTCATCGCGCCGCTTAGCCACCCGTCCAGACTATAAGGCGCGAAGTGCTTTAAAGCCCCAAATCAGCAGGTACGACGCCGGTAGCGCAGGTCGGTGATCGGCCGGCCGGCCCGTGTGCCGCGCAGCTCGAACTTCGTCTCCGGCCGCCCCGCGCGGTCCCGGTCGACCGGTTCGAGCCCGGGGTCGGCGTCCAGCGTCGCGGCCATCGCCTCGGCGTAATCGGGCCAGTCGGTCGCGCAGTGCAGAATCCCGCCCGCGCGCAGCCGCTCACGCAGCAGAGCCACGTTGCCCGGCTGGATCAGGCGGCGCTTGTGGTGACGCGCCTTCGGCCAGGGGTCCGGGAAGTAGACGTGGATCGCGTCCAGGCTGCCCGCCGCGAGCCGGTGCGCCAGCTGCATGGCGTCGCCGCGGGCCACCCGTACGTGGGAAAGGTCTTGATCTTGAATGAGGGCGAGCAGGTTGCCGATGCCGGGGGTGTGGACCTCGATGCCCAGGTAGTCGCGGCCCGGGTCGGCCCGCGCGGTCGCGGCCAGCGTGTCACCCATGCCGAAGCCGATCTCGAGCACCTTCGGGTTGTCCCGGCCGAACAGCTCGTCGAGATCGAGGGGCGAACGGTCGCCGTCCTCGATCAGCAGGCCGTGGGCCGGCCACAACGCGGTGTGGGCGTCGGCGTGCCGGGGGCCCATGCGGCCGCGGCGGGGATGGAACGTGCGGATCGGCGGATGGTTCACGCCCCCTTTCTAGCCTGCTCAGCGCCGCGGTTGCACACTGGGCTGCGACCCGTCACGGAACAGGGTGCGGGTGCCCTTGACCAGGTCGACGAGCACGAGCCACGAGCCGTTGCGGTGCTGACCGGTGACGACCGCGCTGGTGCTGGTGAGGTAGGCGAGCTCACGATCCTGGGCGCTGCCCACCGTTCGCTTGGCGCGGGTGCTCGTGTCGTACTCGACCACGTGCAGCGGCTGGTCGCCGGCCTTGGTCTCGCCCCGCTGATACGCGGTCCAGGCCAGCTTCGCCCCGTCGGCACGCCAGCTCGGCACCACGGCGAAACCACTGGTCTGCAGGCTGCCGCCACCGTACGCGGCCACGGTCTGCTCCCCGCCGGTCGCGATCGTCCCCACACTCAGGCAGGCGTCGTACACGGAGTCACAATCACCGCCCCGGAACGCGATCCGCGTGCCGTCGGGCGACCAGGCGACCGCGTCGTCGGTGCTGAGCCGTTCCCGCAACGACCCCGACCGCGCGGTGACCGGGGCCGGCTCGGCGGGCAGATCCTGCTCCCGGCAGTCACGGGGGAACAGGACCTCGGGCGTGGCCTTCCCCGCGACCGCGATCTTGTAGACGCCGGGGCCGCCCGTGCACGACAACGAGGCAAAGGCGATCCACTTCCCGTCCGGCGACCACGACGGGCCCGCCGCCGCGCGGGTGGTGAGGCGGCGCTGGCCGGTGCCGTCGGCCCTCATGACCCAGAGGTAGCCGGCTTTCAGAAACGCGATCGACTTACCGTCCGGCGACCAGCGGGGACGGGCGTGAGTGCCGCCGGTGGTGAGGCGTTTCTCGGTGGGACCGTTGCTGACATGGATGTCACCGTTGCGCACGTACGCGATGAGGCTGGGCGTCTTCGTCGTGGCGTTCGCGGCGGCCGGGTGCAGCATCGCCCCCACGATGACGGCCGCCAGAACCAAACCCCTGAACACCTTCATGACGTACGCCCCCCGACGCGCCGACCAGCATGTACATCGAGAGGATCGTCGCAACCGATCTGCACCTAAGCGATTCCCACGCGCAAAACCGGGAATTTCCCCCTTCCGATGAGCCGCCACCAGCCGAACGTCCAGTCAGCCGAGCCGGTACCCCCAGCCCACGCCGGTGCTTACCGGGTCACGGTTATCTACGCCGCGGCAGCTCCTTCGGCGGCGCCGAATCAACTCGGCGCCAGGACCTCGAGACCAACCCTCTCCGCCGCCTCTGCCAAACGCTTGTCGTAGGTCACGAATGCGCTGATCGGCTGGCCGCTGGCGACGAGAAACTCCGCGGTGGCCAGATGAATGGCATCCAGCGAACGGAGTCCGGGCTCGGCGTAGGCGCCGGCGGTCGCGCGGACCGCGGCATTGATCTCAACACGGTAGAGGCGAGCGAGCACTGCGGCGACGCCGCCAAGAACCCCGGGCGCGCTCCGGCGCAGGGCGCGTGGTAGCTCGACCTCGACCAACGCCGAGGCAACGACCCGTTCGGCGGGCCGGGATCCTAACCAGTCGATGAGGGCTTGCGACTCGGCTTCAGGCCGGACGAGCTTGACCAGCGCCGCGGTGTCCAAATAGATCACCAGCGTTCCTCATCACGCAGGGCAGAGATCAAATCGCCGGCCTCCTGGTCCGCCGGCTGTGCTCCGGTCGGCATGGCGAAAGGAAGTGTGACGGTCGGTGGCGTGAGCGCGCCGGTGCGGACGAGCTCCTCGAGGGGATCGACGTCGACCGGGACGATTCTGGCGATCGGGCGCCCACGATTGGTGATTTCCACAGTTTCGCCCTGCTCGACCCGCGCAAGCACGCCTGCGGTGTCTTGGTTGAGGCTGCGGATAGGAATGCGGTCCATGAATGAATTGTAGTACGGAATGTAGTACAGCGGGGCGGCGGTGGTTTGCCCGTACCCTCGCATGGCGGACAGAACGGAGATCGCATGGCGTTGACGAATCCCTGGCTGGCGGAGCCGATGCCGGGCGGGAAGCTGCCGCGGGAGCGGCTTGAGGAGCGGATTCTCAACCTGCTGTCGGCGCAGAACATGTGTGTGCTGGCCACTGCAGGGGAGGACGGGCCGCTGGCCACGCCGGTGCGGTACTACTCGCTGGGGTTTGCTGTCATGTTCACGGCGGCGCCCCGGTCGCCCAAGGTGCGGAACATCGAGGCCGACCCGAGGGTTTCGATCGGGGTGTTCGCGCCGCTCACGGGGCTGGCGAGCAGCCGTGGGGCGCAGATCTTCGGGGAGGCCCGGGTGCTGCCGCCGGAGCATCCCGAGCGGGAGCGCTACTGGGAGGCGTTCCGCTGGGAGAACGAGCATGCCGAGCGTGGACGTCCACTGACCGAGCCGCCCCGGGACACGCTGGTCGTCACCGAGGCCACGAGGATCGTTTACACCGAGCACTGGCTGCGCCGGGAGGGTTTCGCCGCGCGGCAGTTCTGGCGGAGGGGAACGTGACGATCCGTCCGCGTCGCGGAGTGGTCCACTCCGGACGGGCAGGCGGTCGAGCTGCGTCACTACGTCGGCGCCCGCGGCTTGGCGGGTGAATGCCGGATTGCCTGGCGGGGCGCTGGGCGAACCACGAGACTGGGGCGATGGCCCTGATCCGCGTTGACTTCTCGTCCGAGGCGCTTGAGCTCAGCACGTCGATGACCGTGGTGCTGCCGGACGAGGGTGACATGCCGCCGCCTGTGCTCTACCTGCTGCACGGGCTCACCGACGACCACACCGCGTGGACCAGGTACACCTCGGTCGAGCGCTACGCCTACGACCACAACATGGCCGTGGTCATGCCGCAGGTGCATCGCAGCTTCTACGCCGACGAGGCGTACGGGATGAGGTTCTGGACCTTCCTCTCCGACGAGCTTCCCCGGCTGGTGCACCGGTTCTTCCGCGTCAGCGACAGACCCGAGCAGACGTACGTGGCGGGGTTGTCGATGGGTGGCTACGGCGCTTTCAAATGGGCGTTGCGGCACCCCGAACGGTTCGCCGCAGCGGTCAGCCTCTCGGGGGCGCTGGACCTGTCGTGGCTGCAGAAGCACGACGATCGGCCGCACATCCGCGAGGTGATGGAACGCGTCTTCGGCGACCGGGACGTGACCGGCACCGACGACGACCTGTTCCACCTGATCGGGACCGCGGGCAAGACCCGGCTGCCGCGCCTCATGTTGCGCTGCGGCACCGGCGATCACCTGTTCGCGCAGAACGAACGCTTCGTACAGGCCTGTGCCCGCGCCGGCATCCCGCTGGACAGCGAGTTCGAGCCGGGCGGGCACGAGTGGTCGTTCTGGGACAGGCACATACCGCGTGCCCTGGACTTCATGGTGAAGAGCTAGAGCTATTCGTTCTCGCGGCGCTGCTGCTCCGCCAGGAACCGTTCGAGTTCGGCGCCCAGCTCGTCCGCAGTGGGCAGCGGCCGGTCGTTGTCGGCGAGCAGGTTGCCCTCGCGGCCGCGCAGGAAGGCGTCGTACTGCGCCTCGAGCGAGGACACCAGGCGACCGGCCTGCTCGTCGTCGGCGACCTGCTTGTCCACGTCCTCCCGGACGACCTTGGCCGCCTCACGCAGCTCACCGGTCGGCAGGGCCAGGCCCGTGGTGGCCGACACCGAGTCGAGCAGCAGCTCGGCCGCGGCCGGATAGGTCGTCTGGGCCAAATAGTGCGGCACGTGCGCGGCGAAGCCCATGGCGTCGTGGCCGTTCTCGCCCAGCCGGAACTCGAGCAGGTTGCCGACGCTCGCGGGCACCTGCACCTTCTGCAGCCAGGGCTCGCGATCGCCGAGCAGCGCCTTGTCGGTGGCGTGGGCGGTGACGCTGACCGGGCGGGTGTGCGGCACGGCCATCGGAATGGCGTTGAGGCCCACGGTCAGGCGGACGGCGAAGCGGTCGACCAGGCCCGTGACGGCGGCGATGAAACGCTCCCACTGCAGGTCGGGCTCGGGGCCGGCGAGCAGCAGGAACGGGGTGCCGAGCTGGTCGCGGACCAGGTGCAGGGCGAGGCTGGGCTGCTCGTAGCTGACCCAGTGATCCTCGTCGAAGATCATCGGAGGGCGGCGGGAGCGGTAGTCGAGCAGCTGGTCGAGGTCGAACGTCGCGACGACCTGGCTGTCGAGCCGGTCCAGCAGGTTCTCGCGTGCCAGCTGGATCGCCGAGCCCGCGTCGACAAAACCGGTGAGGGCCTGGACCAGCACCGGCTCGTCCAGCTCCGGCAGGTCGTCGGCCAGCTCGTAGAGCTCGTCGGGTTCGAGCACGTCGAGGACCTCCTGTGTTCCGTTGAGGGGCAAAACCTGCGAACAACCAGTCCCGGGGATTAATTCCGGGCACTCGTCGATCTTGCCAACTCGCCCTCGGAGAGTCGCGAGCGGACCTCTGCCGGCGGCAGAGGCCGGGAGAAGTGGTACCCCTGTGCCAAACGGTATCCCAGCGCGTAAAGAGTGCCGGCCTGCTCGGCGGTCTCGACGCCCTCAGCCTTCAGGCCCAGGGGTGACGATCTCGTGCAGGGTGGGGCCGGCTGTACGCACGCAGCCACCGTGACCAGCGGCAGGACGATGCCGGGGAGCGGCCCCAGCCAGGGTTGAACCGCTGATGAGGGGCGTTGACGGCGTGGAGCACGATGGCAGAGAGCAGCATGACGGCGCCCGCCACCAGCAGCGGGGTAGGGCGCGGCCGGGCCACCGGGCGTTCGCTCGTCACGCTCCGGGTAATCGGTAAGACAGATCTCAGCTTGGGCACTACGGGGGCGAAACCCTCGCGTGCACGTGCATGTGCACGGCACAATGGATCAGGAACGTTCCCTTCCCCCCTCGGAGCGATCTGGTGACCGACTCAGCACACTTGTCCGACACGATCACCGACAACGAGACAGCCGCGCCTCCCGGTTCCCTCTGGCAGCGGATGAAGGCCGACCCGCAGTACGCGCCGGAACACCTCGCGCTCGAAGCCGTACGGCGTCTCGGCCCCGAGGCCGCGGCCTGGGCCGAGCGGGCACGGGCCGAACACCCCGGACACACTCCCGAGCAGCTGGCCGACCTGGCGATCAAGCGTTTCACCAACCTGGCCCGCATCTCGGGCGCCGTCTCCGGGGCCACCGGCCTGCCCGGCGCGGTGCTCGACGTGGGCGTGCTGGCCTGGAACCAGGCCCGCATGGTGCTGCACATCGCGGCCGCCTACGGGCACGACCCGTCCGCTTCCGAGCGGGCGACCGACCTGCTGGTGCTCCAGCGCGTGCACAAAGCGGCCCAGACGGCCCGCCTCGCGCTCGGGGTCGCGGCCGGTCGCGAACGCGCCGAGCACCTGTTCGCCGGGGCGGAGAACCGTCCGCTGAGCGGCGTGATGGTCCGCCTCGGGGTCAAGCTCGCCCAGATGGCCGGCGTCCGAGCCGCCAGGCGCATGTTCGCCAAGGTGATCCCCGGCGCGTCGATAGTGCTGGGCACCTGGGCGAACTCGACCGCCACGAAGGAACTGGCCCGCCGCACCCGCGAGACGTTCAAGCGGTCGCCCGCCGAGCCCGAGAGGTCGCTGAGCCCTCGCCGGTGAGCGCTAAGGGATCCGCCGGCATGACCGAACGGATTCTGTGAAGCGCTGGACGGAAGGGGTTGTTCGTGGGTCGACGTTGGCTGGGACTTCTCGTGCTCGCGCCGTTCGTGCTGAGCGGATGCGGCAGCGACGGCGCCTCGACGAAGGAGGCCGAGGAAGCAGCCGGCAAGTCGTGGCTCGTCGTCGCGAACGGCAGCGCCACGCCGTCGGCCGTGCCGAGCCGGGCCGCGGGCACGCCGACGCCGTTCCCGAGCGGTTTCCTGCCGCTGCCGACGAACACCCCGGCCCCGAAGCCGACCGGCAGCTACTCCTGCCCGCCGGTGAAGAGCCAGATCATCAACGGCGCCGACGCCTCCGCGGGCGACACCAGCGGCACCGTCACCTGGTACGACCCGGCCACGGCGGACCTGGTCGAATACCGCATCACCGCGATCAGTCAGGACCCGCGGCTCGGCGAGCAGCGCGACGTCGGCTGGACTATCGTCACGCCCGGCGCCACCTGCGGGTACAGGACGGCCACGATCGTCGGGCTCGACCGCGACACCCGCTACGTGTTCTCGGTCGACGCGGTCACCAGCCGTGCCGACAGCGACGCGACCTACGCCAAGACCGTGGCCCGTTCCCGGGTGGTCAAGACGTCCTGAGCGCGGCCACCGGGCTCCAGCCCCGCGACAGCGCCTTGCCGATGTCGAGCACCAGCCCGTCGGTGACCTGATCGATCGCGTACGGGGTGAGGTTCGGGGAAACCACGGCGGCGACCCGGGCCAGCGCGATCGGCACGTGCCGTACCGGCACCCCCAGCACCGCCGTGATCGCGGCATCCCGTGAATAGGGCCGCGCGTCGGCGATGTTGTACGCCCCGGCCGGCCACGTCACAGCGGCGAGGCACGCCGAGGCCAGGTTCTCCACCGCCGTCAGGCTGAGGGGCACATCCGGCCCGGGCAGCCAGGCCCTGTTTCCCCGTACGGTCCGGCGGAGCCGTGGCAGCAGGTGCGGGTCGCCGTCGCCGTAAACCGCCCGGGGACGCAGCACGACCTTGTCCGCGCCCAGCGCCAGCTTCTCCCCGGCCGCTTTCGTCCACCCGTACGGGGTCCTCTGGTTGCCGGTCGGGTGATCCTCGCGGACCGGGCCGTCGTAGGGGCCCGGCCGATAGACGCTGGCACTGCTGACCCAGACGACCGGGCGCCCGCCGGCGGCCTCGAGCAGTCGCCGGGTGCCGTCGACGTTGACGGCCGCGAACGCCTCGGAGGGCCCGCTGTCGCCCACCGCCGCCGCCAGATGGATGACGACGTCGGCGCCGGCCAGATCCGGGGTGGCCGAGGTGGCGTCCCAGAAGACGTGCCGGCCGACCGGGCCGGGCCGCCGGCCGAGACAGACGACGTCGGCTTCTTGGGCCGCAAGCCTGGCCACCGCGCCGCCGCAGAATCCGCTCGCACCCGTGATCGCGACCCTCACGAAGTGCCCTTGATCCGTAGCGTTCGCCATCCCGGCAGGGCGGCCCGGCGGTCGGCGCGCGCCCGGGTGACCACCGGCCGACACGGCGCCAGGGCCTGCAGGAAGTCGGTCAGCTGGGCGCGGGCCAGAGCCGCCCCGGGGCAGGCGTGCGCTCCGGTGCCGAAGACCAATTGAGCCGTACGGGGTGAGGCCGGCTCGACCGGGTCGGGATCGCGCCGGTGCGACCCGGCGGCGTGCCGGGCGATCAGCAGCAGCCGATCGCCGGGGCGGATGGGGCAGCCCTCGACCTCGGCTTCGGCGGCCGCAACGCGGGGGAGCAGGGGCGTGGGGGCGGTGACACGCAGCAGCTCGTCGGTGAGGGCCGGGTTGCCCGCATGATCCCAGAGGCCGTCGTCACAGGCCCAGGCAGCGGCCCGGGGGAGCGCCGCCACGGTCGTATTGATCGCGGCGACGGCCAGCATCGACCGCAGGCCCGCCTCGTCGGAGCCGGTGGGCGCTACCAGGTCGACAAGCTGCGCGGCCGCGGTGGCCGCTGAGCGTTCGGCACGCCACCGGCCGGGCCCTGGAAGGTGGGCGCGGGCCGCGCGAGAGGCTGCGAGCCGGGCCGCAGAGGCCAGCTCGACCGGGTCCACGTCGAGGTGCAGCAGCTCGGCAGCCGTTGCTCCCGCGATCTCGGCCGCCAGCGGCACCAGGTCGACCTCGCCGCCGGTGGCCAGCGCCGGGAGGCGGTCGTCGAGCAGCTTCATCCAGACGGGACGCAGCCTCGCCACCCCTGCGGAGCCCAGCATGGCCGCTGTGTCGCGCCGGGCGCCGCGGTGGTCGTCGCCCTGCTGGTCGAAGAGCGCCCCCGATCCGGCCAGCTCTCCGGCTGCGCCTCCGGTCGTTCCCGCCGCAGTGCGGTCGAGCGGCACCCGGGCCAGCGTCGTGCGGAAAGCCTCCGTGCCGTGTACCAGGACCGTGCCGCCGAGCCGCAGCACGGGCCGGCCGCGGGTCGCCGCGAGCAGGGCGAACAGCAAAGGGTGGCTGCTCAGGTAGACCCGCCTGTCCCGCCGGCGCGCTCGACCGCTCACGGCCGGCCGATCCGCCGCCGCGCTCACGGCAGGTCCGTTTTGTCGGTGGTGGCGTGTGGAGCAGCCGCCGCCTCCCCCTCCCGGCCAGGGTGGGCCGTCACCCTACCGCGCTGCGGCGGTGGAAGCAGGCGCCCTGTGGACGGGTCCGTTTTGTCGGTCGTGGCGTGTGGAGCAGCCGCCACCTCCCCCTCCCGGCCAGGGTGGGCCGTCACCCTACCCCGTTGCCGAAGCGCGCCCAGGCCCCCTGTGGACAGCCGAGCGACCGGCCCCGACCCTGTGGACAGCCGAGCCACCCGCCCCGCTCCCGTGACCAAGCGGGCGGCCAACTCCGAAGCCGCCGCACGATCCGGCTTCCGCGACCGCCCCGCCACCGGCACCGGCCCGAACACCACGGAGTCCGGCCGAGCCGACCCCATTCGCTCAAGAGGCCCCCGCAACGCCGCCCGCACGTCGTCCTCCGACCGGCCCTCCGCGGTTTGCACGAGCGCCACCACCCGCTCGTCGCCGTCCTCGGCGGGCACCCCCACCAGCAGCGCCAACTCCACGCCCGGCACGTGCAGCGACGGCTCGTAGAGCCCCGGATAGATGTTCTCGGCCCGGCGCAGGATCATGTCCTTGGCCCGGCCGCCGAGCACCACCGTGCGCCCGGAGACCCGTCCGATGTCCCCGGTCGCCACCCACGAGAACGGTTCCGAACCCAGGTAGCGGTGCGCCGCCGTGGGCCCGGCCAGCAGCAGCTGCCCGTCGTCGTCGACCCGGCCGGAGACCCCGGGCAGCAGCTCACCCACCAGATCACCGGAGCCGGAGTAAGCAGTCTTGGCCGCCGACTCGACGGCAGCGGCGGGGAAGACCTCGGTCAGCGCGTACACACCCCACGCCTCGCGCGCCCCGGCCCGGCGTACGGCTGAAAGCAGTGACGCGCTCACGGGCGCGGAGCCGCTGTAGACGCGCGCGCCGTCGAAGCGACTCCCGGCGGCGAGGGCGGCTCGGACCTGGGGTGGCGTCAGGTAGACGGCCTGTGGCTGGAGGCGGCGCAGGTTGCGCCTCGTCGGCGGGGCCACCGGGGCGCCGCCGGCCAGGGACGGCAGCAGGACGAAGAACGTGCCGCCGA from Paractinoplanes brasiliensis encodes the following:
- a CDS encoding selenium-binding protein SBP56-related protein, yielding MTRWTPDPTFYPTPRDAAGAPAEQLAYVAAFDRSAERPDAIAVVDTEPSSDTYGRVVGWTDLPHTGDELHHFGWNACSSALCPAAPHPHVERRYLIVPGLRSSRIYVIDTKDDPRAPRIIKEISPDEFGASGYSRPHTIHCGPDGIYVSALGNATDGGGPGGIAVLDHTTFDVRGKWEADRGDQFLAYDFWWHLTRDVLVTSEWGTPDMVENGIVPELLLGREYGHRLHFWDLAKRSLTQTVDLGDQYQMTLELRPAHDPSREYGFVGVVVSVEDLSASIWVWHRSATGDFGVTKVIDIPAEPADTEDLPPALQPFGAVPPLVTDIDLSVDDQFLYVSCWGTGELKQYDVSDPFHPVEVGSVRLGGIVRRTPHPSFPDERLAGGPQMVEVSRDGERVYVTNSLYGSWDDQFYPDGVGAWLAKVDVTPGNFTLDPKFFPHGDEFRGLRVHQTRLQGGDASSDSYCFPSA
- a CDS encoding sensor histidine kinase — translated: MAKRRDDPDREAWPGGLDENLLHEVAELHPAALDGAGADELAALLARAAHAPVGVIHLVRGETLQLYGRYGLAEQWASPEAPVKGTLAALVLESDAPLIIDDLSARSPHRGAYLGHPVRDQNGAVLAVCCAADLEPRQWTPEAVESVARAAHVAGLLLTEQLARYELARQRGFLDAVLDSLHDGVTACDEQGRIVFVNERMRRLWGETGLPGEGWLEGLTDAEGNPLRRDDLGLFRALRGDHLVDSEVVLNGPDRRRHYLVDAHPITGPGGRMAGAVQAVQDVTRRRRVERFRTCELAVTTALADAPSIEAAGPRVLEAVVSTLEWVHAELWLVDETAGVVRSAAQWSAPASQPGIEVPADLPYGVGLAGRAWQVGKPLWIRDVGRPQSLISPETAEAGELHTALAVPVREGFETLGVLTVFADSIEDPEDELLALMSGIAAHIGQFVEKHRVEDLQRQLIRSKNEYLALVGHELRTPLTSISAYTELLREADEKSLVADGPRLLEVIERNTNQLRDIISELMELSALDTGHADVQLAPMDLAEVVRDSLAKARAAVVGAPLVIDDELPERLMLPGDRKRLRQVVDNLLGNAVKYSPDGGRIGVTLRATGRAAELSVSDTGLGVSTDEREKLFTGFYRTSRARDSAIPGTGLGMTLSRAVVSKHHGSIELLEHEGPGTTVLVRLPLEPR
- the trmB gene encoding tRNA (guanosine(46)-N7)-methyltransferase TrmB gives rise to the protein MGPRHADAHTALWPAHGLLIEDGDRSPLDLDELFGRDNPKVLEIGFGMGDTLAATARADPGRDYLGIEVHTPGIGNLLALIQDQDLSHVRVARGDAMQLAHRLAAGSLDAIHVYFPDPWPKARHHKRRLIQPGNVALLRERLRAGGILHCATDWPDYAEAMAATLDADPGLEPVDRDRAGRPETKFELRGTRAGRPITDLRYRRRTC
- a CDS encoding TolB family protein; amino-acid sequence: MKVFRGLVLAAVIVGAMLHPAAANATTKTPSLIAYVRNGDIHVSNGPTEKRLTTGGTHARPRWSPDGKSIAFLKAGYLWVMRADGTGQRRLTTRAAAGPSWSPDGKWIAFASLSCTGGPGVYKIAVAGKATPEVLFPRDCREQDLPAEPAPVTARSGSLRERLSTDDAVAWSPDGTRIAFRGGDCDSVYDACLSVGTIATGGEQTVAAYGGGSLQTSGFAVVPSWRADGAKLAWTAYQRGETKAGDQPLHVVEYDTSTRAKRTVGSAQDRELAYLTSTSAVVTGQHRNGSWLVLVDLVKGTRTLFRDGSQPSVQPRR
- a CDS encoding type II toxin-antitoxin system VapC family toxin, with amino-acid sequence MIYLDTAALVKLVRPEAESQALIDWLGSRPAERVVASALVEVELPRALRRSAPGVLGGVAAVLARLYRVEINAAVRATAGAYAEPGLRSLDAIHLATAEFLVASGQPISAFVTYDKRLAEAAERVGLEVLAPS
- a CDS encoding type II toxin-antitoxin system Phd/YefM family antitoxin — encoded protein: MDRIPIRSLNQDTAGVLARVEQGETVEITNRGRPIARIVPVDVDPLEELVRTGALTPPTVTLPFAMPTGAQPADQEAGDLISALRDEERW
- a CDS encoding pyridoxamine 5'-phosphate oxidase family protein — encoded protein: MALTNPWLAEPMPGGKLPRERLEERILNLLSAQNMCVLATAGEDGPLATPVRYYSLGFAVMFTAAPRSPKVRNIEADPRVSIGVFAPLTGLASSRGAQIFGEARVLPPEHPERERYWEAFRWENEHAERGRPLTEPPRDTLVVTEATRIVYTEHWLRREGFAARQFWRRGT
- a CDS encoding alpha/beta hydrolase — translated: MALIRVDFSSEALELSTSMTVVLPDEGDMPPPVLYLLHGLTDDHTAWTRYTSVERYAYDHNMAVVMPQVHRSFYADEAYGMRFWTFLSDELPRLVHRFFRVSDRPEQTYVAGLSMGGYGAFKWALRHPERFAAAVSLSGALDLSWLQKHDDRPHIREVMERVFGDRDVTGTDDDLFHLIGTAGKTRLPRLMLRCGTGDHLFAQNERFVQACARAGIPLDSEFEPGGHEWSFWDRHIPRALDFMVKS